Below is a window of Camelina sativa cultivar DH55 chromosome 11, Cs, whole genome shotgun sequence DNA.
GAGAGAATTATGATAAAGATGAAGTTATTAGATGCATCCATATCGGGTTATTGTGCGTTCAAGAAAATCCTACAGATCGTCCAACCATGTCTACAATATTTCAGATGTTCactaatatttcaattattctGCCTGTGCCTCAACCACCTGGATTTGTCTTCAGGGCCAGATCCGAGCCAAACCAATTAGCGGAGAGATTGCAGCCTGGTCCGTCCATCACCATGTCGTTTGCTTGTTCCATTGATGATGCATCGATCACAAGTGTTAATCCTCGTTGAAAGTAGAGGTtaacaaaaatatgtatattcttTTGTAAGCCAAAACTCTAAGTAGTCACTCATTATTAATGTGCATAGAAATTCACTTTGGTTGGCTAAGACGGGAACTTATTCTTGAAATCATCTAAAGAAAAGGGGAAATGGGAAAGAAGTGTTGTGTATCAGTCCTCTGTTTCTGGTTTTAATGGAActaaatgaagaaaataaatatttttgtatttgtcaaaaaaaaaataataataataaaacagaatttttatttttttgtattttaaatttattgagAACTTAATAAATAgagattcaaaatttaaatctataatcgtctcatatttttttcaccaatcaaataatttattcaaaaagactgttATTATATGAGTACGTAAGATTAacgtatgtgtttttgtaactataaaaatattaaagtaaagagatatatcataggttatttaatgtgttcataaataaaatttgttggttgtagtaaagactaaagagtatattttacaagtaaaatatttttgtgtgtacaaatacatttttagtggtaGTGTAGATAgtatatttgtaaatggatatatattagtgtattatagcaaaaaaaaaacaattattttctataactaaaattttatctctttacttttatacattgtttttacttacgaaagaattaaatatatattctttgttaaatttcattttattttaatctatattaacatttttgaagtatattttggtttatgccctttaagttttaattatttaatttttttttacaacattaacccctaaaacaattccataaataacattacaGAGAAACTCAAacactaaactttcttaaattgaccaacatatgttacatttattgccataaaatctttacaacatctatacattctgatttttccaaaaacaactctacccattaaagttttaacccattaaatatccaaaactatttttatggatgctagaatctctcatatttaaatgatatacaacagatttttcataacaaaagtttacaatatccataattatattaacattaataaatttcctaaaccgaaaaaccaattataaaatgtcacattaaatatgttgaaaacccccatataatttggtttattttttattttttgaggaattaccaaaaaaattaaaattctattaattatcataaactatatatattgacatggaaaaattataaactatataagtatgctaatttggtaaaacaattaacataattaaacttgataaaaaaactttttttgattatttttttttacacaaaaatttattttgattttggtgagacgggttggcattaatcctATATtgggagttaagtggaattattttttttttaaacacttttgaatgtgtaccaggagataaatgtattactggactatacatataccacacgggttaaaaccttgaaaacactacaaaaattttatagtttgaatacttatatcaaatacctgtaaaattttatatttttaaaattaataaaacaataataaaataacaaataaatacaatgtaaattttaaatttttaaaattaaaaatattgtcccgctgtgtaccgcgggttaaatcctagtaacTTTGAattcatctacaactattttctttaactaagagggtatctatttacttttttttcaaccaaacaataaattaaaaggaaattcttCAGTTAGTTGTCCAAGCCGGAGGGAAGGGGTTTAttaaagaaacttcagagataagagaacgcgaaACACATGTAAGATACTCCGCCTTCGTATTTTCTGCACGCGGTATCCAGGAGATGAAGAATAATaggaaggactccagcgagttaaactcatcgatgACAAGTGATTAACTCATCGATatcgagcaggttggagaaagaCGGGCAATCATGGACTGCACCATAGTGACTagctcagcacaatcagtctcaaaatgTTGACAAGTGATTCCTAcagcacgtatccgctccatggcccacaacaacTCTTCTAACTCCAAATGCAGGGGAGaggctccgtcttagacacgAGGTAAAATACATGGACATGcgaagatggagatggagctgacatgaccaccgtaaaagagagcgcctcttccctggctaacttatcgcccaaagccttAGCAATTTTATCATTTGCctcaatctctaaaccttgaaaaacttttttgtttatggctttCCAGATTACCTATAAAATTCATGGTAATTAAAGAAGTTTATCAGGATCACCCTTTTGAGAGGCACCcttctagaaaaaaaatctaaattcgattacaccgactcatatgtaAAACTCTCTGACGAGACcagagtcggagataaatcccaaacttcacacgagcgaggacattcaaagaaaacgtgattaatagtctcaaccgtagagtcgcaccttttacaccaaatatcacattggatacttcggtgtatctatttacttttatagatagattactaaaatatttactttatattcttttaaatttaatttaatttttaaaaatttaaacccgcacatcgggcaggtcctaatctagtttcaTATAAACAGGAATCTGATTTGTGTTTTGCTCTAGATCgaaaactcaaaattggtttcatcaaaataaaataattcaatttcTTAACAGTCTAAGAGATAAGAATTGTCAACGCAGCTAttgagtctttgtttttttttctctgtctttacctcttcgtcttctctagACGTtgctctgatttttttttggacgaTTTTTCCAATTTGTCGACTAAGGGACCAACGGGTCAAGGACAAAGTTGGAATTGTTTGACAATGCGTTTTTGACGTGAATATATGCATATACAAACACACTAGCTTCCTGtcctaaacccaaaaaacatatgattttaaaaatgaaactcAAAAATCTATTGgcaatcttttgttttcttcttgtagGCTTTCCTGTTGTGTTTGCACTATGCGGGAAAACTGGTTCCTTTACACCCGGTGATAAGTATGATACAAACCGTCGCCTTCTCCTCTCTACTCTAGCTTCTAATGTCTCAGCTCGAGGCGACTTCTACAGTAATTTTATTGGCCAAGGCTATGATCGGGTATATATTCTCGGGATGTGCATCATAGGTGTTGAATCAAAGGTTTGCTCCGACTGTATCGACCTTGCTTCTAAAGAAGTGATAGAAGAATGTACCAACCAGACAGATGGCCTCGCTTGGCCCCAAAATGGGAGATTTTGTATAGTGCGTTACTCCAACCGTTCTTTTACTGGATCATTCGAGATCGAACCAAAGTATACCATGTACAATGTTGGCGATATCAGATCCTCGGTAACGAACTTTGCTGAACTGTGGGACGACTTAACAAGTCGTATGATAGATAGAGCTAGTTCATGGTCATCTGAACGAATGAACTACGCAGCTGAAGCAGTTACTTTAACGTCTTTCAGGAATTTATACGCGTTAATGCAATGCACACCGATCATATCTTTATCGGATTGCAACATCTGTTTAACTGTAAGTGTCAGAGAATCCCTAGAATGTTGCAGTGGGAGACAGGGTGGGGTTGTTTTTCGTCCTAACTGTGTTTTCAGGTGGGAAATATATCCCTTTTCTTCGGCCTTTAACAACCTTACTTCGGCATCTCCAGCTCAACCCCCAATATCACTCCCACCTTCAGTAGGCAACAGGAACACCAGAACCAAGGGAGGTAGGTTGCACTACTGTTGCCCCATGATTTAAAGAATCATACTTAGACAGCTGCTTGCTAATCTGTTTTTTGCAGGAATTATCGGAATCGTTATTGGTCTCGCCTTTGTGATCAGTGTGATGCTTGCTCTAGGGTTTGCTCTTCATAGGAGGAGAAGAACGTATCAAGGATTTGCTAGTGAGTTCTCCATGGTTTGGCGCTATGTCAAATTATGAGTTTTAGGATTACAAACGTTTTCAATTAGTTGTTCATCACTTTCTCTGTTCTTACTTATCATATggttttatttctctttcaGGGAGGTCAAGGACGACTTATGATACTGCATTACCAGATGATGGTAAGATGATATACACCACTCTTTCCTCTAAACCTGTTAATGATACTGCATAACACTATATATGTATGCTTTCAGCTGCTGCAGATGATATTACAACTTCAGGTTCACTTCAATTCGAATTTAAAACTATTGAAGCTGCAACAAGTAATTTTCAAATGACTAACAAGTTAGGTCATGGTGGATTTGGCGAAGTCTACAAGGCATATGTTCTTAAGCTTTCTCAACTACTAGTTTGTGTTATAAACTTATACGTTGccaagaaaaaatataagaaattctGATAATGAGTGAAGATCATATGAATTGACAGGAACGTTCCCCAATGGAACAGAAGTTGCTGTGAAGAGGCTCTCTAAAAATTCAGGTCAAGGTGAACAAGAGTTTAAGAACGAGGTGCTTCTTGTAGCTAAGCTCCAACATAAAAATCTGGTTAGACTTGTCGGGTTTGTTGtcgaaagagaagaaaggatACTTGTGTACGAGTTTGTGCCCAATAAAAGTCTCGATTACTTTCTCTTTGGtatgaaaaaaatttgatagGCGTATAATATCTAAAGCTTAGTTATCAATCTCTATCTACTGACactatatatcatatttatagACCATAAAAAGAGGGTTCAGCTGGATTGGAAAAAACAATGCAACATTATCTGGGGAATCACTCGTGGCATTttatatcttcatcaagattcacggCTCACAATCATACATCGTGACCTCAAAGCGAGTAACATTCTCTTAGATGCTGAAATGAACCCAAAAATCGCGGATTTTGGAATGGCAAGAAATTTTAGAGTGGACCAGACTGAAGAAAATACAGGAAGAGTAGTTGGAACATTGTAAATAACTGACCACTTCAGTTATAATATTTCTGtcctttttgtttctgataaaaCTGAAAGTGATGTGTGCTTGTGCTTTGCAGCGGTTACATGCCTCCCGAGTATGTGGCGAATGGACAGTTCTCGATGAAAGCTGATGTCTATAGTTTCGGAGTATTGGTTCTGGAGATAATTGCTGGCAGAAAGAGTAGTAGCTTCCACCAAATAGATGGTTCAGTAAGCAACTTGGTCACATATGTAAGTACTAAAAAAGCCAATGcaatcatgaatttttttcACTTCCTATAAACAGTGGTCTTGGCCCTAAACATTGGTTTCTTGTCAAATGACTCAACAGGTTTGGAGGCTTTGGAACAACGAATCATTCTTGGAGCTCGTAGACCCGGCCATGGGAGAGAATTATGATAAAGATGAAGTTATTAGATGCATCCATATCGGGTTATTGTGCGTTCAAGAAAATCCTACAGATCGTCCAACCATGTCTACAATATTTCAGATGTTCactaatatttcaattattctGCCTGTGCCTCAACCACCTGGATATGTCTTCAGGGCCAGATCCGAGCCAAACCCATTAGCGGAGAGATTGCAGCCTGGTCCGTTCACCACCGTGTCGTTTGCTTGTTCCATTGATGATGCATCGATCACAAGTGTTAATCCTCGTTGAAAGTAGAGGTtaacaaaaatatgtatattcttTAGTAAGCCAAAACTCTAAGTAGTCACTCATTATTAATGTGCATAGAGATTTCACTTTGATTGGCTAAGACGCGAACATATACTTGAAATCATCTAAAGAAAAGGGGAAATGGGAAAGAAGTGTTGTGTATCAGTCCTCTGTTTCTGGTTTTAATGGAActaaatgaagaaaataaatatttttgtatttgtccaaaaaaaaataataatatttttgtatttttgtatatttgtatcagtcctctgtttttgtatttgtatcagtcctctgttttttttgtattttaaatttattgtagtatacaatttaaaatgttttaaagcaTGATTCTGTTATCTTGTATATCAACATTCTATAAAATGATTTACTATGCAAGAGATAcaaatataactatttttttgaaaaatctttaatatacaaatacaaaataaaggTTAGAGATTNaagaagaaaagaaaaaaaattttgttcaaaaaaaaaaaaaaaaaaaaaaagaaaaaaaaaatcgctcTGGCTTAAAATTGGTTAAATGTAGATAATTAGATCTAGACCCTCAT
It encodes the following:
- the LOC104727809 gene encoding LOW QUALITY PROTEIN: putative cysteine-rich receptor-like protein kinase 16 (The sequence of the model RefSeq protein was modified relative to this genomic sequence to represent the inferred CDS: substituted 1 base at 1 genomic stop codon) — encoded protein: MKLKNLLAIFCFLLVGFPVVFALCGKTGSFTPGDKYDTNRRLLLSTLASNVSARGDFYSNFIGQGYDRVYILGMCIIGVESKVCSDCIDLASKEVIEECTNQTDGLAWPQNGRFCIVRYSNRSFTGSFEIEPKYTMYNVGDIRSSVTNFAELWDDLTSRMIDRASSWSSERMNYAAEAVTLTSFRNLYALMQCTPIISLSDCNICLTVSVRESLECCSGRQGGVVFRPNCVFRWEIYPFSSAFNNLTSASPAQPPISLPPSVGNRNTRTKGGIIGIVIGLAFVISVMLALGFALHRRRRTYQGFASESADDITTSGSLQFEFKTIEAATSNFQMTNKLGHGGFGEVYKAYXRSYELTGTFPNGTEVAVKRLSKNSGQGEQEFKNEVLLVAKLQHKNLVRLVGFVVEREERILVYEFVPNKSLDYFLFDHKKRVQLDWKKQCNIIWGITRGILYLHQDSRLTIIHRDLKASNILLDAEMNPKIADFGMARNFRVDQTEENTGRVVGTFGYMPPEYVANGQFSMKADVYSFGVLVLEIIAGRKSSSFHQIDGSVSNLVTYVWRLWNNESFLELVDPAMGENYDKDEVIRCIHIGLLCVQENPTDRPTMSTIFQMFTNISIILPVPQPPGYVFRARSEPNPLAERLQPGPFTTVSFACSIDDASITSVNPR